A window of Enoplosus armatus isolate fEnoArm2 chromosome 3, fEnoArm2.hap1, whole genome shotgun sequence contains these coding sequences:
- the LOC139282303 gene encoding serine-rich adhesin for platelets, which translates to MFQIFVLDRKMEFWPENQGQSSLYSKFGTVPGRNCTHNYHDRHQTTHYPLYYGEQQDQGRESNYWTLPGSRTGGAPQEYTNWTDQELTAPTPSHFPFILDRHVQQHQDLGEYQPHEAREWTAAQRAAREYERGFLREAWQRRWEPCSPVRYNREVSTKRSDSSYRELEAWAARYSHSLPRRRRIEAELRGASQGLLESSRAPERDSRSGTDPRVAALQQVLQSANIRESGLWDRGGRQQAPTYYPSQTPAMDTSHTLDMKEKTSYQRRIFSQPPGYIAPPPYNSPHKSSPVLHHCDTSWEQEGKRQAYWSQPTLGKQDVSVDLQDHRKGEKVDFTKPDGIQKTIPELEGLKHRRQETDDLQASSPISIQKTHIQSEGMLSLQQPQVLQAIQNKMINEEPSSKVIEGRKFRLNKKTGGLTIFCLVSRIAGTTETPSLPLCTSQTNIQNTELGGVSEGLRDSSDINQTHKLADEVDFRAPTLTEQSNTSDALNLKPQQKETPTCVESEKLEDNLSDKAETDASPGKANTNDTDSTFGRQVAQSVLPVSVKYPLWREPSFTSRAETESSSTSLGANSEEGESDHLHSEASAEVHPIDIEVRRLDIKKDTESDDSTGLLVIDTTCVVVKMELIQSPKKEHVHYFGSTAQTECSPLDTQSAVSPEFVQFNSQPNQDVTTDQDSDLTEKKVSRGESEISFPCMSSSSVSERETLEERAERILGIPLHDCITEQQPEAATSLLDLCVEDLEVEPSPIKDNNIDDVAEQIPKDTTEEEQSQSLLEVGQTEDTVCSQDNDDAKDQVVNEGGEDFAGPQEHVSNMSEDSQLETDIKASLEIEMSGGPLLKSTSEEGTTEQSQEENQPVGNDTSSQHPSQYLSPTTNLSNSSSPSPSLDCEAPNPALSLILSSSNLTSLLYISESNIEEGPDPELTALNSTENPAPYPETSSLPHTPSQQLPSPLPPGSTDFSPSSTPHTDHSSSPSPLNLIVQTAEAMSGTEDQDEKGETLQLINSEISDALTEKLASQQQFVSGQQDNAACVKESNVTDEQQSKEADKDHTDPILEQTLQICQENAIEVNILQQQLECVQAEDVTCVKESYMTEEQSQNETNEDHTDHIMEQSLQICQENAIEVNILQQQLECVQAEDVTCVKESYMTEEQSQKEANEDPTSKENVTDSQTQIEIETLQDIGPQIEPSNSSPPTPSDSDCETSQSSLDVLSPSELPSPPHALYKSDTEFVSLLKMDSDCPSALNPDAVAAAGIPETVPPPLHLNSCEESLQFSSSSFSYSPRVLLPGSSTPPLQQGSGSVSPDLPLKGEPQYPKSLWDAVNRIRKHTAPDSENEEEEVSELWDPESAGEDLGFPDVVVDMNSEKIVFDEAGQQEVSTAGSVEDVEVGQIQQYPCHEELSGHAEEDTLSCSSASSHGSGDTVIVADEDDIEETPPGAETESKTENDKEFQTSEEERCCSGEVKDETAVKEEGDDRDESVTESSQSEECPVKVANTTTKAVKMTETEQKENEEEVFVPSEVSDEGVIESESVK; encoded by the exons ATGTTTCAGATCTTTGTATTGGACCGAAAGATGGAGTTCTGGCCCGAGAATCAGGGGCAATCGTCTCTATACTCCAAATTTGGTACTGTTCCTGGGAGAAACTGTACACATAA CTACCACGACAGACATCAGACAACCCATTATCCATTGTACTATGGTGAGCAGCAAGATCAAGGCAGGGAGTCCAATTACTGGACTTTACCAGGATCAAGAACAGGGGGGGCTCCACAGGAGTACACTAACTGGACAGACCAAGAGCTGACCGCCCCTACTCCTTCTCACTTCCCTTTTATTCTAGACCGTCACGTTCAGCAGCACCAGGACCTGGGAGAATATCAGCCACATGAAGCCAGAGAGTGGACAGCAGCTCAACGAGCAGCGAGGGAATATGAGAGGGGATTTCTGAGGGAGGCATGGCAGAGAAGGTGGGAGCCCTGTAGTCCTGTCCGCTACAACAGGGAAGTTTCTACTAAGAGGAGCGACAGCAGTTATCGAGAGCTGGAGGCTTGGGCAGCTCGATACAGCCATTCACTTCCGAGGAGGAGACGTATAGAGGCAGAGTTGAGGGGTGCCTCTCAGGGGTTGTTGGAGAGCAGCAGGGCTCCAGAGAGGGACAGCAGGAGTGGGACAGATCCTCGAGTGGCAGCGCTGCAACAAGTCTTACAATCTGCAAATATCAGAGAATCCGGACTGTGGGATAGAGGGGGCAGACAGCAAGCTCCAACCTATTATCCATCACAAACTCCTGCCATGGACACAAGCCACACGTTGGACATGAAAGAAAAGACCAGCTACCAAAGGAGGATCTTCAGCCAACCTCCTGGCTATATTGCTCCTCCTCCCTATAACAGCCCACATAAAAGTTCACCTGTGTTGCACCACTGTGACACCAGTTGGGAGCAGGAAGGTAAGAGACAAGCCTACTGGTCCCAGCCTACACTCGGAAAGCAGGATGTCTCTGTAGATCTGCAGGATCacagaaaaggggagaaagTGGACTTCACAAAACCAGATGGCATTCAAAAAACTATCCCAGAGCTTGAAGGGCTAAAACACAGAAGACAGGAGACAGATGATTTACAGGCAAGCAGTCCTATTAGTatccagaaaacacacattcagagtgAGGGTATGTTGTCTCTGCAACAGCCACAAGTGTTACAAGCAATTCagaataaaatgataaatgaggAGCCATCCTCAAAGGTCATTGAAGGAAGGAagttcagattaaacaaaaagacaggTGGTTTGACCATATTCTGCTTGGTGTCTCGAATAGCAGGCACCACTGAAACCCCATCTTTGCCACTTTGTACCTCgcaaacaaacattcaaaacacagaattaGGTGGGGTTTCTGAAGGTCTAAGGGACAGTAGTGACattaatcaaacacacaaacttgcaGATGAGGTAGACTTCAGAGCGCCAACACTCACAGAGCAGTCAAATACTTCTGATGCTCTAAATCTCAAACCACAGCAGAAGGAGACACCAACCTGCGTAGAAAGTGAGAAGCTTGAGGATAATCTATCagacaaagcagagacagatgcTTCCCCAGgaaaagcaaatacaaatgATACAGATTCTACATTTGGGAGACAAGTTGCTCAGTCAGTGCTGCCTGTGTCAGTCAAATATCCTTTGTGGAGGGAGCCTAGTTTCACAAGCAGGGCTGAAACTGAGAGTTCATCCACATCTCTGGGAGCAAACAGTGAGGAAGGAGAATCAGATCATCTGCATAGCGAGGCCTCTGCTGAAGTTCATCCAATTGACATTGAAGTAAGGAGACTGGACATCAAGAAAGACACTGAATCTGATGACAGTACAGGTCTACTGGTTATCGACACAAcctgtgttgttgttaaaaTGGAGCTGATTCAATCACCCAAGAAAGAGCATGTTCACTATTTTGGCTCCACAGCACAAACTGAATGCAGTCCACTTGATACTCAATCAGCCGTCTCTCCTGAATTTGTCCAATTTAACAGTCAGCCGAATCAGGATGTGACCACTGACCAAGACTCGGATCTTACGGAGAAAAAGGTATCCAGGGGAGAAAGTGAAATCTCTTTCCCCTGCATGTCCTCCTCTTCAGTTTCTGAAAGAGAAACCTTGGAGGAGCGCGCTGAAAGAATCCTAGGAATCCCTCTACATGACTGTATCACTGAGCAGCAACCTGAAGCTGCAACGTCACTTCTTGACTTGTGTGTGGAGGACCTGGAAGTTGAACCTTCTCCAATTAAAGATAACAACATTGATGATGTAGCTGAACAAATCCCAAAGGACacaacagaggaggaacagTCACAGAGTCTGTTGGAGGTTGGCCAAACTGAGGACACCGTGTGTTCGCAAGACAATGATGATGCCAAAGATCAG GTGGTGAATGAAGGTGGTGAGGATTTTGCAGGACCTCAAGAGCATGTGTCTAATATGTCTGAAGACTCCCAGCTCGAAACAGACATCAAAGCCTCACTTGAAATTGAAATGAGTGGGGGTCCTCTGCTTAAATCTACTAGTGAAGAGGGTACAACTGAGCAGAGTCAGGAAGAAAATCAGCCTGTTGGAAATGATACCTCTTCTCAACATCCCTCTCAGTATCTCAGTCCAACCACCAACCTCTCTAATTCTTCTTCGCCTTCACCCTCTCTAGACTGTGAAGCACCTAACcctgctctttctctcatccTGTCATCCTCCAATCTTACATCTCTCTTATATATCTCAGAATCAAACATAGAGGAAGGTCCTGATCCTGAGTTGACTGCCCTCAATTCCACAGAAAACCCAGCTCCTTATCCTGAAACCTCATCTCTTCCTCACACCCCATCACAGCAGCTGCCATCTCCTCTTCCCCCTGGATCTACTGACTTCTCCCCAAGCTCCACTCCCCATACAGACCACTCCTCAAGCCCTTCTCCTCTTAATTTAATAGTTCAAACTGCAGAAGCAATGTCCGGCACTGAGGACCAGGATGAAAAGGGTGAAACATTACAGCTAATAAACAGTGAGATCAGTGATGCCCTGACAGAGAAGCTGGCGTCACAGCAACAATTTGTAAGTGGCCAACAAGACAATGCTGCTTGTGTGAAAGAAAGCAACGTCACAGATGAGCAACAATCAAAAGAAGCAGATAAGGATCATACAGACCCTATTCTGGAACAGACACTTCAAATATGCCAAGAAAATGCCATAGAGGTCAACATTTTGCAGCAACAACTTGAATGTGTCCAAGCAGAGGATGTTACTTGCGTAAAAGAGAGTTATATGACTGAAGAGCAATCACAAAATGAGACCAATGAGGATCATACAGACCATATTATGGAACAGTCACTTCAAATATGCCAAGAAAATGCCATAGAGGTCAACATTTTGCAGCAACAACTTGAATGTGTCCAAGCAGAGGATGTTACTTGTGTAAAAGAGAGTTATATGACGGAAGAGCAATCACAAAAAGAAGCCAATGAGGATCCtacatcaaaagaaaatgttacagACTCTCAAACTCAAATAGAGATCGAAACTTTGCAGGACATTGGACCACAGATTGAACCCTCTAACTCTTCTCCTCCTACACCTTCAGACTCAGACTGTGAGACGTCTCAATCGTCTTTGGATGTGCTCTCACCCTCCGAGCTTCCTTCTCCACCACATGCATTATACAAGTCAGACACagagtttgtttctcttttgaaaaTGGATTCAGACTGTCCCTCAGCTCTAAATCCTgatgctgttgctgctgctggtatcCCAGAaactgtccctcctcctcttcatctgaaCTCTTGTGAAGAATCCCTTCAgttctcatcttcttctttctcttattcACCCCGAGTCCTGCTTCCCGGCTCTTCAACTCCTCCTCTGCAACAGGGAAGTGGAAGTGTTTCCCCTGACTTACCCCTCAAAGGAGAGCCCCAGTATCCCAAGTCCCTTTGGGATGCAGTAAATCGTATTAGGAAACATACAGCACCTGACTctgagaatgaggaggaggaagtgagtgaGCTGTGGGATCCAGAGAGCGCTGGGGAGGATTTGGGTTTCCCAGATGTGGTAGTGGACATGAATTCTGAGAAGATAGTCTTTGATGAAGCAGGGCAGCAGGAGGTTTCaacagcaggaagtgttgaggaTGTAGAGGTGGGACAAATCCAGCAGTATCCATGTCACGAAGAGCTAAGCGGACATGCTGAAGAAGACACACTGTCCTGCAGCAGCGCCAGCAGCCACGGCTCTGGGGACACTGTTATTGTAGCAGATGAGGACGATATTGAGGAAACGCCACCTGGCGCCGAGACAGAAAGCAAGACAGAGAATGATAAGGAGTTTCAGACGTCTGAGGAAGAGCGATGCTGCTCTGGTGAAGTGAAAGATGAGACTGCAgtgaaggaagagggagatgacAGAGATGAGAGCGTTACAGAGTCTAGTCAGAGTGAGGAGTGCCCGGTTAAGGTGGCGAATACAACAACTAAGGCAGTGAAAATGACggaaacagagcaaaaagaaaacgaAGAGGAGGTTTTTGTGCCCTCAGAGGTCTCAGATGAAGGAGTGATTGAAAGTGAATCTGTAAAATAA
- the cnpy2 gene encoding protein canopy homolog 2: MREAALLLTPCVLLCLLLSFSQAARQGQDMRCGACRALVDEMEWAISQVDPKKMIQTGSFRINPDGSQSIREVPLARSEGNLLELMESVCDRMEDYGERTDSSTNRKSYIRIKSRSGEAMDLSEATLDSRVTASLKFACETIVEQHEDEVIEFFAHETDNVKDKLCSKRTDLCDHALKMPHDEL; this comes from the exons ATGAGGGAAGCGGCTCTCCTGCTCACAccgtgtgtgcttctgtgtctcctcctgaGCTTCAGCCAGGCCGCCAGACAGGGACAGGACATGAGATGTGGAG CCTGCAGGGCTCTGGTCGATGAGATGGAGTGGGCCATCTCTCAGGTAGATCCAAAGAAAATGATCCAGACGGGATCCTTCAGGATCAACCCGGACGGCAGCCAGTCCATCCGAGAG GTTCCTCTGGCTCGCTCAGAGGGAAACCTCCTCGAGCtgatggagagtgtgtgtgacaggatgGAGGACTACGGCGAGCGCACAGATTCttccacaaacaggaagtcctATATTAGGATAAAGTCTCGGAGTGGTGAGGCCATGGACCTCTCAGAGGCCACGCTGGATTCAAGAGTTACAGCCAGTTTAAAGTTTGCA TGTGAAACAATTGTTGAGCAGCATGAAGATGAAGTTATTGAATTCTTCGCTCATGAGACAGATAATGTCAAAGACAAACTGTGCAGCAAGAGGACTG ACCTCTGTGACCACGCTCTGAAAATGCCCCATGACGAACTTTGA